The Porites lutea chromosome 7, jaPorLute2.1, whole genome shotgun sequence genome includes the window GTGCTGTGTCACAAATTCATGTGAAAATCTTAACCTGTAGCATATACTTCAGCAGACGAGTATTTTTCATGTGTAATGACAATTGGCCGCACTCACTTATAATGCAATTAAAACTCAAAAAAGACTGATAATAAGTCATACAGGGCAGGAAAAAACCCAGGTTCCACTGCCCTGGGCAAACAACTGTTGATCTTGGGAAAGTAAAAATAGAAGTTTGGTAGCCCAGTGGGCAAGTGAAATTAGCTTCAGTGGTCCTGTGAGCCTGTCTGCAAGTTTCAGCTTGGTACACTGTAAATGATTTTTCCAGGCAAACTATCTCAAACCTGAAGACTGCAAGATGAGTAACACAATGAATTGAAAGCATGAattaatttaaatcaaaatccaAGAGCAAATTTGCTTGCAGCTGGTGTTACTCTTCTTCCAGTAGTTACACTCTGTATCTGGCACAGCATTAAAAGTACTATAGTGTGGTTTAGGTCTTACCCACTTTGTTATAATCAATAACTTATAATATAGACAGCAACTTAGATTAGAACTACAGTAAATATAATAAGGCACTATGTTCTCTTCAGGCAATAATATTTTAAGTGGGGGCAAGTGAAAACTGAAATTCACTTGCCAACTGGACAAGtggatttaattttttttcctgtcctGACATGTTGTTCAGTGGTATCTGAACTGTACACAATTTATTGCATAATTTACCATGCTTCCTCAATGAATCCAACAACAAATCGACGCACATCTGCTGATCTGTCCTGCTGAAACACTAGTATTTCCTGGAATGGGACAATCAACAAATTGAATTAGAATGTCATGaaagataatattattttaagggACATCCACTTACATATCATTTGTCTCATGATAGTCAATCGATCAGTTAATAGTGACATGATTTTCACTGCCCAATGCAGGTCTTCATTAAATGTTCAACACCATGTACGTATACATGTACCACCCGGTGGTACTAATAATATTCCCACTCAGCAAATTTTACTGAGTGGGACTATAATCAGTACATTGTGCCACCATGTTTGCTAGTAATTGGGGTACAGTGTATCATGATAATTATGTACTCATGATTGCTGGGTTTTGATCCAAAGTATTATTGTCGCCATTGTTGGGGGAACAGAAGCTTTGAATTGACCTTGCCTGTTATAACAGAATCTGTGCACACGACAGCTGTTTATTATTACAGGGAGATAgaccaataataaattatttaacatACTTACATCTAGAAAATTATCCAGCAGAGTAGGATCTTTATTCACAATAAACTCTTGAACCTGCAGGGGAGAATTTAGTAACGGGATCTTAGTCCTGAACAGTGGTGAATTATTGTGTTGTTAGACTGTGATAAGAGAGTTGATCAAATACATGTATCTGGAGAACAATCAATGTAACAAAGGTTATGGTTATTATGAATTTCGAGCTTTACATGAACAGTTACAAAAACATTCTAAAAAGAAGTGGTATTGGTTAGAGAAGTGTGACatcacaaaaattcaaatttgtgaaataaTGGGATTAAAATaatagcctgcaaatacagctgTTCCTCCTTACATTTCACTGCTAAGGAAATTTTGTCAGGAGAATTGTCTGAGAATcggtgacagaaattccatactgatgacctaAAATCTGTCAGGAgtctggtcaggagctctgattggttgacatAGTGGTTATTGTTTTACATATTGTTCATGAATGacggaaaaaagacaaaaggctgcaaaggtcaaatgtaaatgtGATGAATCTACTACAAATCAGTCAATACTCTAAAtacatatttttctttagaaaaagcatctgagttttgctggagctcgtttgCAAAAGTtcacaaaactttaccataatcgaccaggagaaacataaaatcaaacagattttacatttggaaccccataACTAGCAAATGTAtcatgtaaacattgatttacatcaacagtatggaatttctgtcgctgattCCGGAGGTTCTTCTGGTGAAATGTCCCTGGCAGTGAGGAGCTAGGAGAAATGGCTATATTTGCAGCCAAGGGATTAAATGGCACATTCataaagagcaaaaaaaaacccCTCACAACTTGCAAAATATCAGCATTTTAGTGCAAAATTAGTGGGGAAATACAGGGTATAAGCACCTTTACATTTACAATCAGAGCCTGTTTTAGAAGGATTTATAATAAGGAGTCATTGGAGAATAACAAGATTCACATAAAAATGCTTATATCTTCCCCCTTCCCCAATTTGCTTTAACAGGCCGATTTTTGGCAAGTGaacatttttcttcttgttctttttggATATGCAAACCTATTCCATATTAGGTAATTTGAGCACCAGCCAAAATTTGCTCATCTGATGTAACATGTTTATTAAGGGCTACTATTAAAACCTTTGAATTTAAcgaaaaatcaaaataaacaaaataataataaagacacaaacacatatttttttattctggcAGTACAGTAATCCTTAATGACATTGTCTGACAATGcatgtttatttctttaaaagtaAAACACACAAGGTTAAGTCATACCTGTTTCAAGCAattcaatttattttccttttcaagtTGGGCTTGATTAAGTAAATCAATCACCTGAATAAATAAAGTACATGTTTTAATTAAAACTATGTGATTGTAAGCCCGATTTCAAAATGATGGGTATTTTGTTTCCTCTGAGCTTACTACTGCATTATTTCAAACACAGAAGGCATATCATTTTACGtctgccaattttttttttaaattatttttcctttgataaataATTTAAGTCTGATGTTTTCAGACAAGTTAAAACACTGAAGTGTACCGTGCTGTAAGAGCACTGTTTCCATACGCACGTGTAGTGCAAGAAATTAATTCCAAAAATTTCTTGGCGCCTTGCTCTTTCAGCGACTCACCTTCTCTGACGTTGAATCTTCAGCAGAATACTCTCCTGAAGCGACAAGAGTGTCAACATCTGCGTTATTAAAGAACTGTGAAGCAACCGACAGGCGAACGCCAGTCCGGCCatcggccgccatcttggattgtAAGAGCACAATAAAAACTGGTCTGCGGTATGAAAATGGTTTGTAACACTTCCCATGTATTGCCACTCAAGTGTGACATTGAGCAAAGGAAAATGGAGGATTTGGTGTTTGGCTGAGTCAGTTGTTATGGCAGTTAAACATCGCTGTGTCACTGGACGAGGACGATAAAAAGGGCGAAAACCATGGGGTTACTGACTATTTTAAAGAAGATGAAACAAAAGGAGAAGGAGATGAGAATTTTAATGCTGTATCCTTATTAACCTTTTGATGAATTAAACCAAACGTCAAAAGAGAGAGATTTTAATTTAGAAATAAGCTTTAACCTTTCCAGACATGAAAGAATCTCTTAAGGTGTACTAGAAGGAAGCTTTTAAAATTCAGCGTTCTCATTCAGTGATCTGGAAAAAAGTGGTGGGTATTCATCAATGTCGTGAGTCCAATAGACCTTGTCAGTacttgtcacggttttggaaaccatcttgacgagtaggcaacccCGTGAAAAATTTCACTGTTTGTAAGAGAATCTCATGgtgaataatttccgtaaaatggctgttctgaaaaaaaatatgaattgtaaactaaagctacacagcagAAGATTTTACTGACAAATTTTGGGGGCCATAACTGTGCTTAAATTTGTCCAGATGCTTGCTTTAGATTATCCGTATGCAACTGTGTTTGCCTTTGCAATTTTTCCCGTGAAATTTAGTCGGCAGGAATAGAAAtgtttacagacaaatgtataaaaaaattgtaaaaagtggttctagcgCATGTAGCTGCATGTTACGCcgtcaaattttttcagtagagtCGTAAGGGGTGAAGCTTTAGTTTTCAGAACAGCTGTTTTACAGAAATATTATTTGACATACACTGtaagattctcatacaaacaccgTATTTTCTCACATGGTTGCCTACttgtcaagatggcttccaaaactgTGACCATGTCTATTAGAAACTAAAAGCTTAAGTTAGAAAATTAGTATTGATGTCACTTCCTTGACACAGTTGACAGAGGTCTTGACAACgctggcaaaacaacaattttaaagAAGTTTAATGGGGAAGATATTAACACAATTGAACCCACGTTAGGATTTAACATCAAAACCCTTGAGCATAGAGAGTGAGTATGACCTGCATGAAGATCATCAGGAATTTTTCTTCTACTTCACATCTGTCAAATCGAAGCTTAAGCCCCCCCCTGCCCTCCCCCTCTTGGGCATACCCAGGGCATTAAACACTTTTTCGTTCTGTGGTGGAGGAAATTTGATTATCATAATTTTCATGAGGGTGGGAAATTTGGTAACCATGCTTAAAGGGTTGGGGCATTTGAACCTTAGCTTCAATTTCACATGATTCATGCATATCTTGGAGCTTGTAGGAGGACAAAGGGGGATTGAATGATTTCAAAGGGAAAGGTTGTGGCTTCATGGTGGATTGGCTTAAATCACACAAACTTTGTAATTTTCCCAGGGTGAGGCATTTGATCACCTTAAATTgacctacatgtacatgtatatgaaaTTTATACCCTGGTGGTTGCTTGGGAGGGGATGTTGAAGCTTTGCTTTGACTGGTACAATAGGAAAACACTTCAACGTTTTGAAGTATGGTTGCATTAGTTTTCCAAACCCTGGGCACTTTACATGTAAATACCCTCAAAGGTTTGTAATACTCGACAACCAGACAAGTAATCTCCAAAACCAATGTTGAAAATATAGACTGAGATATTCTACTGACTGTCCTGAACTGTCCCTCCAACTAGTAGGCCATGAAAGGTTTAAAGGTGTGACAGCAAGGCCATGCAGCTTTTGTCACCATCACTTGttaaaaacatgaacattttaaCGCCACATTTACACCAAATCACTGCAACTGCTACACTGTATATGGGTAAAATGTGAACTTTCCCTCATTAATAGAAAAACAATCTATTGCCACCCACAGATTTAAGTTAAATATTTGGGATGTTGGTGGACAGAAGTCCCTTCGCTCATACTGGAGAAATTACTTTGAAAGCACTGATGGCTTAATATGGGTAGTGGACAGTGCTGACAGGCGCAGACTTGCTGATTGCAAAGAGGAATTAAAGGGACTCCTTCTAGAAGAGGTAACACATGTTTATCAGGGATCCacattcattttttcttagagTCGTCAGCCAGGCAAGTAAGCTTGATGGCATACTTGCCGGGTTACATTTTGGGTTGCCTGGACAAAAGTGTAGAATTATGTAAAAGAATGGTGAAAAAATTTTGTGCAACTTGAACATTTGTGATTAGCATTTTATTTCTGTTATAGTCACTAAGAAAGGGTTTTAACTGAACTGTTAAGTATGTAACAGGCTACAGGCCCAGGCTAAACACAGCCATGGttggtcagttttttttttaaagtgctcTTACGGAATATGTTTTCCCCCCTAAAAGGAGCCGGCTCCTGCATCACTATTTTTTTCTGTCGAAGGCAGTTAAAGGTCTTCTAAAAACTGTCACTTCTTGATGCATTTAAGGCACCGGCTTCTGCTTCACCTTTTTTTACTGCCGAAGGTGACGAAATGCCTTCTAAAAAACACCACATCTTGATGAGTGCTGTCACGTTTTCTATGAATGGCCTCTGAATGCGTCAGTTCACAAAAAACTGAGCCTGCGATTGTTTCGTAGAAAATTCTACACCCTCAAAGATGGCGTCGAAACTTACGATTTCATTGCAGACAAAAGCTGCTTGTTATTCTTCATTATTCTAAAAGTTTTAAGTAGATGACAAGTAATCAGAGCACAGGGAAAATGTATAAATCAtataagaatttttgaaaagattttgtggttGGCGCAAAACCTCACTGGTGTGAAGGGCGACTTTTGAAGTATAATAGTATAAAGTATAGTTATAAATTGTCTATACGAGATTGTTGTCACCTGGGACGACCGGACGACTGGGAATTTGGATCCCTGTTTATTGACTTAAACCCCTTGGGACTTCAAGGTAGCATCCTTGATTGCGAGAGTCTATAATAGCAGGGGTTAGTTTCATCAAAACATCGTAATTAACTTGCTGCATGTCTGAGTGTCTGAAATCGTGAGGTGTctgcaaattgaaaattgaCTGTATTTTTCACATGGCATTTGTTTGATTTGTAAAAACCAAAACCGAGACAATGACTTTAACAGGCAATCTTGTGGATACTGActgtcgatttgttttttttgctcaaCTAGAGGCTCGCAGGTGCTACGCTGTTAGTGTTTGCTAACAAGCAGGACCTTCCTGGTGCATTATCAGCAGAAGAAATTAAAGATGTAAGTTTAACTGTGCCTGATGAGTTGTAAGCAGTGTTTGTACTTGTAGATCAGATGTTGCATTAAgctaatataatataatataatatctCAAGGTCCTTATTGCTTTTATGGGTAAGGGAGACGGAGTTTGGGGAGAATCTATGCGCCTAGTCGGAATTTCACATTTGAAGAGGAAGTCATGTCCCTGTCTACTAAAAtagattttattattttgtggtTTTCTTTGCTGCTGTCATTGAGTTTCAGTCCTTCAATCCTTTGTCATTTGTTGCCATTCCAAATGTCTTATACCCTGGGACTATAAACCAGCATCACTTTAGGTAGAAGTAAGTTCTCACAACAAAGCATTACCAAGGTTTACCGGTCATTTTGATACAAACTCATTCTGATACAAgtcatttcaatacaagtttattcagtcaaGGTGTAGATAGTTTCATTTACTTGGCTTAAGGAACAAACAATATCCAGgtgaaaattaatgtttttctcATTCATGTGCAGACTATACTTGAAGTGATCAAGTTTTTATGTAATTTCAATGCTTGAGGTTTCATCAAAATAACTTGTATCAAAACGATCAGTTTCCCATTACCCATGCTCACTCTGTATGACTCCACAGGCTATCTGTGGAGAATGGCATCAAACATGAATAGGAGTTAATGTACTCTAACTGTTTACAGCTgtcaaggctgctgcctaagaaaaattttagggagcccttcgggctcctAAAGTTTAAAGTTAGGAGCCCGAGCCACATTGTTAGGAGCCCAGTTTGAAATCCATGTATTGTTTTTCCAAGATCATTACATAGGTTATAGAGGTTCTTGCACACTTTAATAAGAATTCGCCGGGCCTAATAAATAACACGTAAACAAGAATTAACCGAATTATTTActttcatttattaatttattcgATTAACTTCCACATCTGTTGTGTTCAATGTGACCTAGAAGAGCCTTCAAAGAATTTTCTAAAATGTAACAATTAAACTGCTTCTTACCTTTCTTATACACATTCACGAGCCGGAAAAATATTTGAGGGGCTTAATTTGCGTGTAAAaggaattttcacaattttcaCAATAAAAGAATAACATAACAGTTCTCTGGCGTGTTGTTTTTTAAAGTCTCTTGAAAATGCTGATACGTTGCAAACTGGTACATGAAATCGAACATCAAGCACGTCCAGTCGATAGCACGCAAGATAGCTTCCCATTCTCGCCACAAAAAAGTTATCAAATCGACGAAAACCCAAGCAAACGATGAACTGCACGAATGTCAACATAGGCAACAAACAGCCCATAATTTTGCTATTCCATATTTGGAAGTCAAATCTCAGACCCAGTCTTCAACTGCCATCCGGACTCGGAAACGATGGCTTCGTTCGTTTCGACAAAGCTTCACAGTTGAACACGTTAGGTTTACATAATTTACGGTTTATTTGTGGAAATTTTATACTGCCTAATCGCATCATCGCTAACCATATCAACAGTTCCACTGTTTAAAGTCCTACTCCAGCTAAAGGAATATAATGTACAAGGAGGTTAAGTCTAATGCCGTGTGTTAAGTCAGGCGCCCGCGCGGGCTCCTTGTACCGAAATTTGGTCGCCCATGCTCTTACCTTGGGCGCCTCTGGCGACCGGGCGCccgttaggcagcagccttggctgtatttgtttcctttttgtaGGCCCTTAATCTGGAAGCCATCAAGACACATCACTGGAACATTCAGTGGTGCAGCGCTGTAACAGGAGAAAAGCTGTTGGATGGCATTGATTGGATCATTTCTGATATTGCATCAAGAATATTCACAATGGATTAAGAAACATTGAATTCATAGCTGCAGTACAGCCCAGTCAAAGTAATATGGCATCTGGCAATGGGCCCTTTGCACAGAACAGTCACATGGCACCAAAAAAGCATCTTGCTGGATGGCAAACGACACAGAGGGGCAAGAAAACAAAGCGATTATACATCGTTCAAAAAACTTATATGAATCCTTACTTTCAAGGTCCCACTGCGTCGTTTGCCATCCAGCAAGGGGACAGTTTTGTGCAAAAAATGGCACACTTAACACTTAACACTCAACACTTAACCACCACACAGATTTATGTCTTTGCTGCCTGTTTCTGTTGTTAACCCACCTACTTTTGTTAAACATTAGAGACTTTAAGATTCGAGGACAAGAACGACTATGAGTATtagatttttaaagtttttttcaaaaaatagacaccccgcaaagcttcattgtacttttttttaaccaaaaagttagcactgttatatTTATTAAAGGAGGTTAAGCTCTTTCCTGATCACAACAATGTGATCATTCTTGTTTCTGCTTCTATTATCCCTTAAACTTATAGTAGAATGAAATCGACTAAAATTAGTTTTTcctccaggctctcagatattGGGGAAAGGCACGCGAAATGTTGGCGGGgcggaaaaaaggaaaaaggaacgGCCGCCCCTGCTATACTACATATTTTTCcggtgaatagcgctatccaccggaaaaGTGAAGAGTAGGAAGTTGAGCAGATTAATGAAGCTGAAGCAGATTAAAGGTGATCAGCTTTCAAGCTGAGCAGATTAATGAATActttaaagcctttttttttgtatttagaaATCGATCAGTGAAAAGACATTTGGAGACCAGGCAGTATATGTGTGGAAATTTGAAACTGTTTTTgttaacatttctttttatttttcagtttatttcccTCTTGCATGAATATTTATTTTGTAGTtcgcccaccccctcccccataacGTTTCTAATAGTCCATCTCACCCTGTGAGCAGTACCTCCTAAATTGCTGAGTGATGCCAAGTGATCAAGCGGCGAGCGAATGAACAGCTCTGCGGATCCGATGGAGGGGCCCGGGCCCCAGGCCCGGGCCACCcattattttttgaccaaaccGAGACCCGAAGGgctgaaaaattttttgggggagaccgccccccccaGCTAAGAATCTGGATGACCTGgacccccccttatctcaaggtctagATTCGCAATGTTATTTACCACCAAAACTCTTACAATACGTCGCGTATGCTGTTACTCTTCGCAGTCATGGCAGGGCAGAGGCAGGGGGGACATAAACTGGAACACATTTTATTTCTCAAAGTACATTAACATTCAGGATAGTTTTTATTGGCAAATGTTCCACAACCTCTAACTCataaaatattgaattaaaagCAAATTTTTGCGAATGAACGGCTCTGCTGCTGAGAGGGTGGATGGTACATCCCTGAGTTttattcagtggcggatccaggggagaggcccggggggcccggcccccccccttatttttagaccaaactaaggCCCGAAGggtcgaaaaaaaatttttggagacctgcccccctccccccccctttatctaagggtctggtcACATTTTACTTCTCAAAGTACATTAACAGTCATGATAGTTTTTATTGGCAAATTTTCCATGAACCTCTAACTCTTGACATATTCATGCATatcaaaagcacatttttgcgaCTTAGGCCTgtacaaaagaacatttcatGAGTCTTTTTACACCTTGGCGATAATTACTACCAAACATGAAGCAGATAATCGGGTTGATAGCACAGTAGGCGTTAGCCGTTAAGTAGGTTACATTATAGTATATCTGGAAACTACACGAGAAATGGGCAGAACTGTCCTGATACTCTACGATTAAATAGTTAGTATTGTAAGGTAACCAGCAAAGCACGAACACTGTTACGATTGCAATGGACATTTGAAGAacgtttctgtttcttcttttccGCTGTTGCTGATTGTTGGTTGACTGTTCACCTTGGTGTACCTGTGTCTTGAGCTTGATAAAGATGATGGAGTAAAGAATGACTAACAGCAGCACAGGGATGTAGGTAAACAGAATGTTGTGAGCTAGTAGGATACTGGCAAAAGACAAGGATTCTCCGATTACTTTCTTCCATCTCCGTACACAACTGGCTCCCTCCGGGTATTCAACCAGTTCGAATGTCAACAAGTCTGGCGAAATAAAAACTATGGCAAAGATCCACGTGACGAGAATGAAGAAGGGACACAGTTTGGATCTGATGAAAGGGGAACGGAGTGGAAACACCACGGCTCCAAATCGATCCACTGCTATCAGAATCAGATTCTGAATCGAAACGACAAAGGAAACGCTACCAAAGAAAGGGAGAAGCTTACACAAGGCCTGACCAAGCTGACCACCGATAAGAAACGAGTTGGCGTGTAAGAGTGACAATTTAAAAGGTATCGAGAATACTGGAAACAACAAATCAGATGAGGCCATGTTTGcgataaaataatttatcggtTTTCTTGAGTTCGGCGTTTTACAAACGAGGATAACAATGAGAGAGTTTGCGACCAGTGAAACGATGATGATCAGACAAAAGGCAACGGTTCCTCCGATTTTCAACGCAGAAAAATTTAAGCAGCTCCAAGACCCGCTGGATCCGTTCGCCGTTGAGTTCATGCTTAGCTTTGCGACGTATCTGTGGAATTGTTCATATACAGTCAAGAAACTTTGAATTACTACTCTGTATATTGGGTATGCTGTTTGAGTCAGAACGTTTATTGACAATTGTAAGCCCCCTGCGAAGTCACAGCACAACGGTCCTCTGAGGCCTTCAAAAATTGTCTTTGTACTAATTATAATCTTCCGGCATTATCTGCCAAAAGACTTTTTGACGGAACACTGAGGTATTATATTAGTATGTTATAAACCAATCAGGACACCTCATTTAGGTCAGTTGGTTGTATTAAGAAATCGATTGAGCAGAtgattaaacaacaaaaaatgataTCTTTGGTAATACCATCATCAGAGTCGTTTAAAAGATGGCAGTCACTGTCATTTATGTAACAACCTAATTTTCAAAAGTAATATGCTTTTGGCGAAAATGTAAAGAGAGCTTATGAATAGCGGAATATCCTGTCTATCAATTGCTACCGCCTAGCTAGGCCGTCTAGAGATCCTTATCCGCGCAGGTTCAAATCTCAACTTCAATGTCAGAATCCTAGTTCAGGGTCAATGTAATGTCATCTCTAATCAATTCGAACTTTTAAATGGAACTTTAAAACACTGAACAAGATGCAATGCTCAAAGTCTTGTTAATCAAGCAGGcaactgaataattttaatgattttgctaatttctaataattttagaaataatttttatgGGGGCGTCTACAAGACAAAGGATGTTTATTAGCGAGGGCGTCTAATGTAAACACAATATCATAGAGCGGCGCTTACTAAATGAGCAAAGAGAAgtttgtttgaacaaaatttaaacaataacaGGGAGAAAGGTACTAAAATTAAAGTTTCAAAATCATGTCATTTTATAGTCGATCTACAGAAGGTGTTAATCGAAAATAATTGGCTagacttttgcataaattaactATGGACAGATCGGGTCAATTTCCTTTCATAtggaacagatgaaaaatttttaggggataaaaatacacctatatctaccgttttaatactaaaatacgtttaacaatgctatgtttaagtggttttgaactatattctcgttgggtgccctgttTTAAGATCGATTATCGAGGAAGCGTAACTCTTCAAGAGCTGTTAGTGTATTTTAATGTGTTCAAAACGCCCGTTTCAAAACGGATGTTCAGGGAAGTTGTGTAAAATAAATACTAAAAATACAACGTCAAGAAGTAGAGTAACTAAGCATCCATTAATGTGGCTCTTAGCTTTTTTAGTCCCGGTCACGAGGAAATTTTTGTGTTGCTGAGGAACAGTGATCACGCTCTTGCGATCCAGAGCGGGAGAAAGTTTTTCATCTATGAACACTATGATTTGTCACCACTTGCAGTTCTGTCTTTTCTCTGTAAACTGTTTGAAGCAGCTCTAAAACTGTTGAAAATATAGTTGAAAATACGTGCTTAATGCTAATTTTACTAATGTTTTCTTTAGCAACACGATCATAAAGTGCACAATTTGGCAGTTAAACTCGAGCGCAGCTGCCTTCAAGCAATTAAGCCCAGGCTTAGCAGATAAATATGAGGTAAAAAAAGTGCATATTCATCAACTGTGCATAAAACATGCAGTTTTGATAACATTTGCTTTTCGATCGagcaaaaaatgggaaattatgAAACTAAGAGTCTAGACTAAATTATAATGGGTTCTTCTTCAACAAAAACACAAGACTTGTT containing:
- the LOC140943861 gene encoding ADP-ribosylation factor-like protein 2, which translates into the protein MGLLTILKKMKQKEKEMRILMLGLDNAGKTTILKKFNGEDINTIEPTLGFNIKTLEHREFKLNIWDVGGQKSLRSYWRNYFESTDGLIWVVDSADRRRLADCKEELKGLLLEERLAGATLLVFANKQDLPGALSAEEIKDALNLEAIKTHHWNIQWCSAVTGEKLLDGIDWIISDIASRIFTMD
- the LOC140944262 gene encoding neuropeptide SIFamide receptor-like — translated: MNSTANGSSGSWSCLNFSALKIGGTVAFCLIIIVSLVANSLIVILVCKTPNSRKPINYFIANMASSDLLFPVFSIPFKLSLLHANSFLIGGQLGQALCKLLPFFGSVSFVVSIQNLILIAVDRFGAVVFPLRSPFIRSKLCPFFILVTWIFAIVFISPDLLTFELVEYPEGASCVRRWKKVIGESLSFASILLAHNILFTYIPVLLLVILYSIIFIKLKTQVHQGEQSTNNQQQRKRRNRNVLQMSIAIVTVFVLCWLPYNTNYLIVEYQDSSAHFSCSFQIYYNVTYLTANAYCAINPIICFMFGSNYRQGVKRLMKCSFVQA